The following are encoded in a window of Deltaproteobacteria bacterium genomic DNA:
- the mtgA gene encoding monofunctional biosynthetic peptidoglycan transglycosylase, producing the protein MASKSKPASKKAASPKAAAKVASPTKPRRWRWVAAGLFVMAAAVVVHAFATLPDADEIARLAKRPPHSTALIDARAREAEKEGHRFTKQQRWVPLGEVAPELVSCVIASEDARFFLHDGVDVAQMKQAVEKDLRTHRYARGASTLTQQLAKNLWLTENKSLLRKLQEAVLAERLEDALSKERILELYVNEAEWGEGIFGVEAASRAYFNREPRALTLAQSAMLAAMLPAPRRLSPRTDAAELLPRARHVLERVADEHLATPKALALAREELERTLAPGERRQASM; encoded by the coding sequence ATGGCGTCGAAGAGCAAGCCCGCATCCAAGAAAGCCGCATCCCCCAAGGCCGCCGCGAAGGTCGCTTCGCCGACCAAGCCGCGCCGCTGGCGCTGGGTCGCAGCGGGGCTCTTCGTCATGGCCGCGGCGGTCGTCGTGCACGCGTTCGCCACCCTCCCCGACGCCGACGAGATCGCCCGCCTCGCCAAGCGCCCGCCGCACTCCACCGCGCTCATCGACGCGCGCGCTCGCGAAGCGGAAAAAGAAGGTCACCGCTTCACGAAGCAGCAGCGCTGGGTGCCCCTGGGCGAGGTGGCGCCGGAGCTGGTGTCGTGCGTCATCGCCAGCGAGGACGCGCGCTTCTTCCTCCACGACGGCGTCGACGTCGCCCAGATGAAGCAAGCGGTGGAGAAGGACCTGCGCACGCACCGCTATGCGCGCGGCGCCTCCACGCTCACCCAGCAGCTCGCGAAGAACCTCTGGCTCACCGAGAACAAGAGCCTGCTCCGCAAGCTGCAGGAGGCCGTGCTCGCCGAGCGCCTCGAGGACGCGCTCAGCAAGGAGCGCATCCTGGAGCTCTACGTGAACGAGGCCGAGTGGGGCGAAGGCATCTTCGGCGTGGAGGCCGCGAGCCGCGCGTACTTCAACCGCGAGCCGCGCGCGCTCACCCTCGCCCAGAGCGCCATGCTCGCCGCCATGCTGCCTGCGCCGCGCCGCCTCTCGCCGCGCACCGACGCCGCCGAGCTCTTGCCCCGCGCCCGCCACGTGCTCGAGCGCGTGGCCGACGAGCACCTCGCCACGCCCAAGGCCCTCGCGCTCGCGCGTGAAGAGCTGGAGCGCACGCTCGCGCCGGGGGAGCGTCGTCAAGCAAGTATGTAG
- a CDS encoding PilZ domain-containing protein produces MADSPTSGLAATITLKFTDSASLAESLATYSGQHGTGGLCIQVIKYYEIGDQLLVHLDFGEQPLPIRAVVAWRKPGYIGVRFQPATAEENKTFGFIRKLLGDSRNAAVGAPPPVADVTKPFAE; encoded by the coding sequence ATGGCTGATTCGCCGACGTCCGGGCTCGCCGCCACCATCACCCTCAAGTTCACCGATTCGGCATCGCTCGCGGAGTCGCTGGCCACCTACTCCGGCCAGCACGGCACCGGCGGGCTCTGCATCCAGGTCATCAAGTACTACGAGATCGGCGACCAGCTGCTGGTGCACCTCGACTTCGGCGAGCAGCCCCTGCCCATCCGCGCGGTGGTGGCCTGGCGAAAGCCCGGCTACATCGGCGTGCGCTTCCAGCCTGCCACCGCCGAGGAGAACAAGACCTTCGGCTTCATCCGCAAGCTGCTGGGCGACTCGCGCAACGCCGCCGTGGGCGCGCCGCCGCCGGTGGCCGACGTGACCAAGCCGTTCGCGGAGTAG